One SAR86 cluster bacterium genomic window carries:
- a CDS encoding lytic murein transglycosylase — MRFFLFLLLSLYIESNITERDDVKEFIKFAISNSDLDRDEVLAFIKDAKPSKKAVVLKNNQPEVKATWDSYRNTRVSATRIINGLKFLLDHKILLENVEKDFGVSKFYIVSIIGIETNYGRNYGSFNPLDAIFTRAFDPKSKYWQNELLELFKIAKRYNLQPKNMRSSWSGAMGLGQFIPSSYNSYGVDYNYDGVVDLMDSREDGIASVANYLKVHGWINDARTVEEVEIENRISSLSEFQIDELLLPYRINNFRTKISADEIKKGGLKFNENFSGKITPLLMHQNGKTRLFLGFDNFRVITKYNRSSKYALAVHQLAEEIEKKYYETI; from the coding sequence ATGAGATTTTTTCTATTTTTGCTTTTATCACTTTATATTGAATCAAACATTACAGAAAGAGATGATGTTAAGGAATTTATTAAATTTGCAATTTCTAATTCAGATCTAGATAGGGATGAAGTATTAGCATTTATTAAAGATGCAAAACCTTCAAAAAAAGCTGTTGTTTTAAAAAATAATCAACCAGAAGTAAAAGCCACTTGGGATTCCTATCGCAATACAAGAGTATCTGCAACAAGAATTATAAATGGATTGAAATTTTTACTTGATCACAAAATATTGCTTGAAAACGTAGAGAAAGATTTTGGAGTTTCAAAATTTTATATTGTTTCAATAATTGGAATTGAAACAAATTATGGAAGAAATTATGGTTCTTTTAATCCTCTTGATGCTATCTTTACAAGAGCATTTGATCCTAAAAGTAAATATTGGCAAAACGAACTTTTAGAACTCTTTAAAATTGCAAAACGATATAATCTTCAACCAAAAAATATGCGTAGTTCCTGGTCAGGAGCCATGGGACTGGGACAATTCATTCCTTCAAGTTATAACTCTTATGGGGTTGATTACAATTACGATGGAGTAGTTGATTTGATGGATTCTAGAGAAGACGGAATTGCCAGTGTGGCAAACTACCTAAAGGTTCATGGATGGATCAATGATGCTCGCACAGTTGAAGAAGTTGAAATTGAAAATAGAATATCTTCATTATCAGAATTTCAGATTGACGAACTTTTATTACCTTACAGAATAAATAATTTCCGCACAAAAATTTCGGCTGATGAAATAAAAAAAGGAGGCTTAAAATTTAATGAAAACTTTTCAGGTAAAATAACGCCGTTATTAATGCATCAAAACGGAAAAACAAGATTATTTCTTGGATTTGACAATTTTAGGGTAATAACTAAATATAATCGAAGTAGTAAATATGCATTAGCAGTGCATCAATTGGCTGAAGAAATTGAAAAAAAATATTATGAAACAATTTAG